The segment AACCGCCGACCCAGACCGCGGTGCCTGTCCACGGGCTGGGGGAAGCGCCGAGGCAGGCCGCGCCGTCATCGGTCAGCTGCTGGGAAGTCACGCCCTGCTTGTGGTAGCGGGCGGGCCATTGGCTGGGGTCGTTGGCGGCGGCGCAGCCGCTCAGGAATCCAATGAGCGTGCCTATCGCGAGAGTTCGGCGGATCATGCTGGCCGCGAGTCTAGCAGAGACGGCCGCCGAGCTGCCGGGCGAGTAGAATACGTGCCATGTGCGGCCGCTACACTCAGACCGCGGCGTTCGACGAGCTGGCCCTCCGCTTCGGCATTACCGTCGAGGACGCGGGCCTCGAAGACCTGCCGCCGCGCTACAACGTCGCCCCGTCACAATCGGTGCCGATCGTGGTCGCCCACAATGGCGGCCGCCCGCTCGTCATGGCCAAGTGGGGCTTCCACCCCGTCTGGATGAAGACCAGCAAGCTGGCCCCCATCAACGCGAAGGCGGAGACCGTCGCCAACGCGCCGGAGACGTGCACCATCATCACGACCACGCCCAACGACCTCGTGGCCGCGATTCACAACCGGATGCCGGTGATCCTCAAGCGGGACGACGAGGTCCGCTGGACCGACGCGCACGTGACCGACCCGGCGGCGGTGCTGCCGTGCCTCCGCCCGCTGCCGGCGGAGCTCATGGAGGGGTACCCGGTGTCGACGCTGGTGTCATCGCCCGGAAACGAAGGGCCGCGCCTCGTGCAACCGGTCAGCTGACGCAATGACGAGAATGGACTTGGAGAAGTGGCTCATCCGCAACAACTTCGCGCAGGTTCCTGCGGGCAAGACAAGCCATAAGCAGTTCGTGCTCGGCACGTGCAAGGTGACGGTGCCGGGTCACGGCTCCAAGGACCTCAGCAAGAAGCATCTCGGCATGATCCTTCGCTCACTGGAGTCCGTCGGCTTCGACCGCGCGAAGGTCCGGCGTGAGTGGGGCGATGCCTGAATCACAACGGAGGCTGGAGCGCCCACCACCCTCGACTTACCATGCAGCGTTGAAAGAGGCGATTCGCGCTGGTTTGTTCCGGCGTCACCGGCCCTTCGAAGTACGTGCGCGGGTCGGTGTTTCCCTCGACTGATCCCACACGCGACTCCGGGCCGCACGCGGACAGGGCGCTCTTCATCTCTGTGTTCGATGCGTTCGCCTTGTGCCAGAGGCGATAGTCGGTACCGTAGAGCGAGCACCCAGCAAAGAGCCCGGCGAGCAGCATGTAGGCAGCGGGCCTGAGCGCGAGCATGGAAGCCTCCTTTCCCTTGACGGTCAACCACAGGCGACCGTGTAGATGTCCTGGACGCCGTCGGGCAGGTGCTGCTCGGACCACGTCCGGCCGCCGTCCTGGGTGCCGAAGACCTGGCCGCCGCGGCTGACGCAGTAGACCTGGTTGGGATCGGCCCTGTGCAGCGCCACCGCCATCATGGTGCTCCCGGCCTTGACGCCGTGGTCGAAGCGCGTCCAGGTCTCGCCGACATCCCGGCTGCGATAGAGCGATCCATCCACGCTTCGCGCCGCGGGGCTCAGGCAGGCGTACAGGTCGCGCGGATCGTGCGGCGACACCAGGATGTCACGGCTGTACGTGAGCGGCGAGAAGCGGCCGATGTCCATGTTCTGCCAGCTCGCGCCGCGGTCGGCGCTCTGGAACAGGCCCATGCGGACCGCCAGGAACACGGTGCCGGGCCGCGCGGCGCTCACGCACACCGCGTGGCCGTCGAGCATGCCTTCGAGATGGCTGTCGCTGTCGATCGTACTCTTGAGGTGCGGCAGCTCGGCGAGCTTGAGCAGGTCCGAGCTGCAGTCATCCCACGTCTCGCCGCCGTCGAGGCTCCGCATGACGCCGCCGACTTCGAGCGCCGCGTACAGCTCCTCGGGCCGGGTGGGATCCGCCACGAGGCGCATCACGCGGCAGACGAAGGACTTCATCTTGACGCGCTCGGGCTGCGCGGCCTTCGGAAGCCGATGCCAGGTGTCCCCACCGTCGTCGCTCCGGAAGACGCCGACGGGAGAGGTGCCGGCGTACAGGATGCGGGGATTGGCCGGATGCACGAGGATCGACCAGACTTCGGTGCCGTCATCGGGGAAGCCGAGCCGCTCCCAGTGCTCCCCGCGGTCCGTGCTCCGGTAGGGGCCGGTCCGGGTGCCGAGATAGACGACGTCCGGGTTCGTCGGGTGGATGGTGATCGCCTGGACGTGAGTCACCTCCGGCAGGCCCTTGGTCAGCTGCGTCCAGCGGTCGTCGCCGTCCGCGCGCCGGAAGATCCCCCCGAGCGTCTTTGAGCTGGACCGCGCCGCGCCGACGTAGACGTGCGAGGCCGCCGATGGATTGGTCATGTGTGTCCCCCTATGGCCGGAAGTCCGAGGAGCCGACCCAGCCCGTCTCGGAGACGTCGAGCATGACTCCGTCCGGGCCGCTGTACTTCACCTCGACGTTGCCGTGGCGCTGACTGGACTGTCCCACGCCGAGCGCCTCGTTGACGTCGTCACGGCGCTCGGAGCCGGCGGCTGCCAGCCGCTCGGCGATCGCCTCGAGACTCTCCACCTGGAAGCCGATATGGTGGATCCCGTAGAAGTCCTTGCCTCGCTCGACTCCCGCCACTGCGTCGTTCTTGAACTTGAGGATGGCCAGGTTGAGGTCGCCGTCGGTGAGAAAGTAGCCGCTCACGGCGGGATGGTCGACCTGCCCGATCTGCTTCATGCCGAACACATCGGTATAAAAGCGCGCGGTCTTCTCCGGGTCCTGGGTCGACAGCGCGATGTGCTTGATCTTCGCCATGACGTCCTCCACTGGTCGCGAGTTCGATAGGGTGGCCTATTTTAGCCCGTCCGCGGCCGCCGCGCATACGATAGACTACCCGCCGCCGGCCCATCGTCCCATCCGCGCAGAGGAGGTGCACATGCCCAACATCGGGAGATTCGTACTCGCCGCTCTGGCCGCCGGCATCATCGCCGCCGCCCAGCCCGCGCTCGCCCAGACCACGCTCACGATGTCCTCGTGGGTGTCGCCCCAGCACCATCTGACCAGCGTCGTCCTGCAGGGCTGGGCGACCGAGGTCGAGAAGGCCACCAACGGCCGCGTCAAGTTCCAGATGCTGCCCAAGCATCCATCGGCGCCGCCGGGCACCTTCGACGCGGTCAGGGACGGCCTCGTGGACCTGTCGTACGTCACCGCGAGCTACACGCCGGCGCGGCACATTCTGCCACTCATGGCGGAGCTGCCGGGCGCCGGCGACACCGCGCTCGTCAACTCGGTTGCCTACTCGCGCATCTACTGGAAGTACTTCGACAAGATCGGCGAGTACAAGGGCGTGAAGCTCCTGGGCGTGTTCACGCACGGCCCCGGCCAGATGTTCACCAAGCGGCCGGTGGCCGGCATCAACGACGTGCAGGGCCTGAAGATCCGCACCGGCGGCGGCATCGCCGAGGCGGTGGCGAAGGCGCTCGGCACCTCCGCCTTCGTGAAGCCGGCGCCCGAGTCCTACGAGCTCCTCAAGGGCGGGGTCGCCGACGGCGTGTTCTTCCCCCTGGAGTCGATCATTTCGTTCAAGCTCGACACCGTGCTCGAGCAGGCGACGCTGTTCCCGGGCGGGATGTACAGCTCGTCGTTCGGCTTCTTCATGAACGAGGACAAGTGGAACAAGCTGTCGAAGGAGGACCAGGCCGCGATCGAGAAGCTCTCCGGCGAGCACATCGCGCGCCTCGCCGGGGCGTCGTGGGACGAGGCCGACAAGAAGGGCCTGGAGGCGCTGAAGAAGTCCGGCGTCAAGATCGTCAACGCCAACCCGGCGTTCGTCGCCGAAGTGCAGAAGCGCTCCGCCCCCATCGTCGACGACTGGATCCAGAAGGCCAGCGCCAAGGGCGTGGACGCCGCCAAGATCCTCGCCGAGTTCCGCGCGGAGCTGAAGAAGGTCGCCGCCGGCCAGTGACCGGCCCCGCGGCTAACCAGTGACCGCTCCCGCGGCCACATGGGAGCGGCGCGTCGAGGCGCTTCTCGGCGTCGTCGCTTCCGTCATTCTCCTCGCCATGATGCTCCTCACCTTCGTGGACGTGGTGGCGCGGTACATTTTCAGTCGCCCGGTCCGGGGCGCCTTCGAGATCACCGAGCTGATGCTGCTGGTGCTGATCTTCGCCGGCCTGCCCCTCGTGTCGTTCACCGACGAGCACGCCCTCATGGATTTCATTGACCGCCTGCTCCCCCCGCGCGCGCAGCGTGCGCTCGAGGGCCTCGTGCAGGGGGTATCCGGGGCGATCATGTTCCTCCTCGCCTGGCAGGTCTGGCTCAAGGCCGACCGGATCTGGGCCTACCGCGACGCCACCGACGTCCTGCGCATCGTCTACGGCCCCTTCGTCTACTTCATGGCAGTTTCGATCGGGCTGGCCGGCCTGATTCACCTCTACAAAGTGGTCGAGCGTCGATGAGTGAAGCCCGCCGGTGATCGAGGGGCTCTGCGGCCTCACCGCGATGATGGCGCTCGCCTTCCTGCGCATCCCCATCGCGTACTGCATGGGCATCGTCGGCATTATCGGCTACGCCTACATGCGCGACTGGAACTGGCTGGTGGCCTCCGCCATGGTGCAGACCAAGATCTACGAGACGGGGCGCAACTACACGCTCTCGGTGGTGCCGCTCTTCATCCTGATGGGCAACTTCGTCACGCGCGCTGGCATGTCGCAGGAGCTGTTCCGCGCCGCGTACACCTTCATCGGCCACCTGCGCGGGGGGCTGGCCATGGCGACCGTGTGGGCGTCCGCCGGCTTCGGCGGGATCTGCGGCTCCTCGATCGCCACGGCGGCGACCTTCGCGAAGGTGGCGTACCCGTCCATGAAGCGCTTCGGCTACTCGGACCGGCTCGCCGCAGGCGTCGTCGCCGGCGGCGGCACGCTCGGCATCATGATCCCGCCGTCGACCATCATGGTGATCTACGGCGTCTTCACCGAGACCAACATCGGCAAGCTGTTTGCCGCCGGGATCCTGCCCGGCATTCTCGGCGCCTTCCTGCTCTGCGGCGCAGTCCGGTACATGACCTGGCGCGATCCGGCTTCGGGCCCGCCGGGCGAACGCTCGACTTGGCGCGAGCGCCTGCTCGCTCTCAAGGACGTGTGGGCGGTGGCGGTGCTGTTCATCTTCGTGATGGGCGGCATCTACGTCGGCTTCTTCACCGCCACCGAGGGCGCGGCCATGGGCGCCTTCGGGGCCATGGTGTTCGCCCTGTGGCGGCGCGCGCTCACCTGGCGGACGCTCTACGCGTCGCTCCTCGAGAGCGCCCGCACCACGTCCATGCTGTTCATGATCCTGATCGGCGCGCTGATCTTCGCGGAGTTCGTCAATATCACGACGATGCCGGCGGACCTCAAGGGCTGGGTGACGCGCTTCAACCTGAGCCCGACGATGGTGGTGGCGGCGATCTGCGCGGTCTACGTGGTGCTCGGCACGGCGATGGAGGAGCTGTCGATGATCCTGCTCACGATCCCGGTGTTCTTCCCGGTGATCGTCCAGCTGGGGTTCGACCCCGTCTGGTTCGGCATCATCATCGTGTGCGTGGTCGAGATCGGCCTGATCAGCCCGCCGGTCGGGATGAACATGTTCGTCCTCAAGACGCTGCTGCCCGAGGTGAGCACCGGGACCGTCTTCAGCGGCGTGCTGCCGTTCATGTGGGCCGACGTGCTGCGTCTCGCCATCCTGGTCGCGTTTCCCTGGATCTCGCTCTGGCTGCCGAGCATGATGCGCTGAAGGGCGACAATCTCCCCCTCAGCGAGTGAGGAGCGCCGGGCGCCGGAACAACGTGACGGCGAGCGGGCCGAGCGCCAGCGCGCCGCCCACCACGTTGAGGATGGCGAAGCCCCACACGCCGAGGATCATCCCGCCGGCGGCGGATCCGAGGGCGCCCATCAAGCCCATGAAGAGGTCGGCGAAGCCCTGGATCGACGGTCGCTCCGCCGGCGTCAGTGCGTCGGTCAGCAGCGCGCTCCCGGCCACGAACGCCAGGTTCCAGCCCACGCCGTTCAGGAAGAGCGCGAGGATGACCAGGACGCGGTCGGTGCCCGGGGCGAGTCCCGCCAGCAGGACGGCGACAATCAGAATCACGGCGCCGGCCCCGATCATCAGCAGCCGTCCGAAGCGGTCGCACAGCCAGCCCGATAGCGGCGACGTGACATACATGCCGGCCAAGTGAAAGGACACGGCCAGCCCGATCGTCTGCACGTGATGTCCCTGGTCGTGGAGGTAGAGGGGTGACGTGGAGGTCGTGCTGATCATCACGAACTGGCTGATCGAGAGCGTCGCCAGCGCGATCTGCACTCGGACATCTCCGAGGATCGCGCCGAGCCGGCGGGCTTGGCCGGCGGGCCGGCCCGCGTCGACGATTGCCTGGCTGTGGCGCGCGATCGCCAGCGGATCGGGCCGCAGGAACACCTCGATCAGGAGCGACGCCAGCGCGTAGCTGCCCACGGCGATGAGGAACGCGCTCGCCACGGACGAGACCCCGAGAAGAGCGCCGAGGCGCAGGGCCGGGGCCATCAGGTTCGGCCCGATGATCGAGCCGATCGTCGAGCCCCACACGATCAGCCCCATCGCGCGGCCGCGCTGCGCGGGCGACGTGACGTCGGCGGCGGCGTAGCGGGCGAGGAGGTTGGAGGTGCTCGCGATCCCGAAGAGCGCCATCCCGCCGAGCAGCAGCCAGAAGCTGCCGACCGCCACGCCCATCATGGCGAGGAGAGAACCGATGACGGCGAGGCCATAGCCCAGCGCCAGGCCCGGCCGGCGCCCCGAACGGTTCATCAGGCGGGCGAGCGGCCAGCTCGCGAGTGCGGTACCCAGAGCCCCGACGGCGATCGGCAGGCCCGACCAGGTATTCGTCCCGGTGATGCTGGCCGCCACGATGCTGCCGACCGCCAGCCCGATCGACTGCCCGGTGCTCCCGCAGACCTGCGCCACGAACAGCGTGGCCATCAGCTTGCCGCGGACGGATGCACCGCCCGACGTCGTTGTCAGTGGGTTCATCCGGCGGATCAGACGATCCCGCGCGTTCTCAGGTCGGCCACGCCGGCCAACGACAGACCGAGTACCTCTCCCAGCACTTCGTCGGTGTGCTGTCCGGCGAGCGGCGGGGGCGTGGTCACGGGCTCCGAGGCCGACAGCCGTATCGGACAGCCGGGGACACGGAACCGCCCCCGGGTGGGATGGTCGATCGTCACAATGGCGTCGCGGGCGTTCAGGTGCGGGTCGTCCAGCACCTCGGCCGTGTCCAGGACGGCGCCGCACGGCACGCCGGCCTTGGCGAGCGTGGCCATCACCTCGCGCTTTGAGCGCGCGCCCGTCCACGCCCGCGCGATCTCGTTGAGGGCGTCGACATGCCGCCAGCGCGTCGGCGCGTCCACGCAGCGGGGGTCGCTGAGGAGATCCTTCCGGCCGATGGCGCGGGCAAAGTCGGACCACATACCCTGGTTCATCGGCTGCACGTAGATGTACACGTAGTCGTTCGGTCCACCCGGCGCGCACGCGTAGAGGCCGTCCGGGACGGCGCCCGGCGGCGCGTTGTTTCCCCGCCGCCCGGTCGGCTTGCCGTCGCGGTAGTGCGCGACGTAGCGCTGGCGGATCAGGTTGGCCACCGCCTCCTGCATCGACACCTCGACCACCTGGCCTCTGCCGGTCCGCGCCCGCTCGATATGCGCGGCCATGATGCCGGCCGCCATGTGCACGCCCGCCCCGCTATCGCCGATATTGGCGCCGCAGAGCACGGGCTCGCGGTCAGCAAAGCCGGTGACGCTCATCACGCCGCCCGTCGCCTGGGCGATCATGTCGAAGCTCTTGTACTCGTGGTACGGCCCCGAGAGGCCGAAGCCCTTGAGCCTCGCGAAGATGATGCGCGGGTTGACGGCGCGAAGCACATCCCAGCCCAGCCCCAGCCTTTCCATGAGGCCCGGCGCGAAGTTCTCGACCACCACGTCCGCGCGCTCGGCCATCTTGAGGAAAAGCGTACGGCCCTCAGGGTGCTTGAGATCTATCGTGACGCTGCGCTTGTTGGCGTTGAAGAGCAGGAAGAACATCGCGTCGAGCCCGGGCACCTCCGGGCGGTTCCGGCGCGACTGCTCGCCGCCGATGGGCTCGATCTTGATGATGTCGGCGCCGAGCCAGCCCAGGAGCTGCGTGCACGATGTGCCGGCCTCGAACTGCGTCAAGTCCAGGATGCGGATGCCCGCCAGCGCGCCCTCGCTCATGGATGCCTCTCTCCTCTTCGAGTGCGGGAGTATCGAATCGCGCCGAATCGTATCACGGCTCCCGGATTCTGGTAGAGTCGCGGGCATGCGTGTCAAAGGAGTCACGACATTTCTGGCCGACCTCGGCGGCGGCAAAAACCTGCTCTTCGTCAAGGTCGAGACGGAGGCGGGTCCGCACGGATGGGGCGAGTGCTACACCCAGGCCGACCGCGACGCGAGCATCGTCGCCCATGTCGAAGCGCTCGGCCGCTACCTGGTCGGACGCGACGCCTCGCACATCACGCACTTCGTCCACATGGCATACAACGACTTCGCGGCCAAGCGCGGGGCGATGGATTTCTGGAGCGCGGTCAGCGGGCTCGAGCAGGCGCTTTGGGACATCGCCGGCAAGCGCCATGGTG is part of the Candidatus Rokuibacteriota bacterium genome and harbors:
- a CDS encoding SOS response-associated peptidase is translated as MCGRYTQTAAFDELALRFGITVEDAGLEDLPPRYNVAPSQSVPIVVAHNGGRPLVMAKWGFHPVWMKTSKLAPINAKAETVANAPETCTIITTTPNDLVAAIHNRMPVILKRDDEVRWTDAHVTDPAAVLPCLRPLPAELMEGYPVSTLVSSPGNEGPRLVQPVS
- a CDS encoding type II toxin-antitoxin system HicA family toxin translates to MEKWLIRNNFAQVPAGKTSHKQFVLGTCKVTVPGHGSKDLSKKHLGMILRSLESVGFDRAKVRREWGDA
- a CDS encoding VOC family protein; translated protein: MAKIKHIALSTQDPEKTARFYTDVFGMKQIGQVDHPAVSGYFLTDGDLNLAILKFKNDAVAGVERGKDFYGIHHIGFQVESLEAIAERLAAAGSERRDDVNEALGVGQSSQRHGNVEVKYSGPDGVMLDVSETGWVGSSDFRP
- a CDS encoding TRAP transporter substrate-binding protein, whose protein sequence is MPNIGRFVLAALAAGIIAAAQPALAQTTLTMSSWVSPQHHLTSVVLQGWATEVEKATNGRVKFQMLPKHPSAPPGTFDAVRDGLVDLSYVTASYTPARHILPLMAELPGAGDTALVNSVAYSRIYWKYFDKIGEYKGVKLLGVFTHGPGQMFTKRPVAGINDVQGLKIRTGGGIAEAVAKALGTSAFVKPAPESYELLKGGVADGVFFPLESIISFKLDTVLEQATLFPGGMYSSSFGFFMNEDKWNKLSKEDQAAIEKLSGEHIARLAGASWDEADKKGLEALKKSGVKIVNANPAFVAEVQKRSAPIVDDWIQKASAKGVDAAKILAEFRAELKKVAAGQ
- a CDS encoding TRAP transporter small permease — its product is MTAPAATWERRVEALLGVVASVILLAMMLLTFVDVVARYIFSRPVRGAFEITELMLLVLIFAGLPLVSFTDEHALMDFIDRLLPPRAQRALEGLVQGVSGAIMFLLAWQVWLKADRIWAYRDATDVLRIVYGPFVYFMAVSIGLAGLIHLYKVVERR
- a CDS encoding TRAP transporter large permease, producing MIEGLCGLTAMMALAFLRIPIAYCMGIVGIIGYAYMRDWNWLVASAMVQTKIYETGRNYTLSVVPLFILMGNFVTRAGMSQELFRAAYTFIGHLRGGLAMATVWASAGFGGICGSSIATAATFAKVAYPSMKRFGYSDRLAAGVVAGGGTLGIMIPPSTIMVIYGVFTETNIGKLFAAGILPGILGAFLLCGAVRYMTWRDPASGPPGERSTWRERLLALKDVWAVAVLFIFVMGGIYVGFFTATEGAAMGAFGAMVFALWRRALTWRTLYASLLESARTTSMLFMILIGALIFAEFVNITTMPADLKGWVTRFNLSPTMVVAAICAVYVVLGTAMEELSMILLTIPVFFPVIVQLGFDPVWFGIIIVCVVEIGLISPPVGMNMFVLKTLLPEVSTGTVFSGVLPFMWADVLRLAILVAFPWISLWLPSMMR
- a CDS encoding MFS transporter — its product is MNPLTTTSGGASVRGKLMATLFVAQVCGSTGQSIGLAVGSIVAASITGTNTWSGLPIAVGALGTALASWPLARLMNRSGRRPGLALGYGLAVIGSLLAMMGVAVGSFWLLLGGMALFGIASTSNLLARYAAADVTSPAQRGRAMGLIVWGSTIGSIIGPNLMAPALRLGALLGVSSVASAFLIAVGSYALASLLIEVFLRPDPLAIARHSQAIVDAGRPAGQARRLGAILGDVRVQIALATLSISQFVMISTTSTSPLYLHDQGHHVQTIGLAVSFHLAGMYVTSPLSGWLCDRFGRLLMIGAGAVILIVAVLLAGLAPGTDRVLVILALFLNGVGWNLAFVAGSALLTDALTPAERPSIQGFADLFMGLMGALGSAAGGMILGVWGFAILNVVGGALALGPLAVTLFRRPALLTR
- a CDS encoding CoA transferase, producing the protein MSEGALAGIRILDLTQFEAGTSCTQLLGWLGADIIKIEPIGGEQSRRNRPEVPGLDAMFFLLFNANKRSVTIDLKHPEGRTLFLKMAERADVVVENFAPGLMERLGLGWDVLRAVNPRIIFARLKGFGLSGPYHEYKSFDMIAQATGGVMSVTGFADREPVLCGANIGDSGAGVHMAAGIMAAHIERARTGRGQVVEVSMQEAVANLIRQRYVAHYRDGKPTGRRGNNAPPGAVPDGLYACAPGGPNDYVYIYVQPMNQGMWSDFARAIGRKDLLSDPRCVDAPTRWRHVDALNEIARAWTGARSKREVMATLAKAGVPCGAVLDTAEVLDDPHLNARDAIVTIDHPTRGRFRVPGCPIRLSASEPVTTPPPLAGQHTDEVLGEVLGLSLAGVADLRTRGIV